One Mangifera indica cultivar Alphonso chromosome 4, CATAS_Mindica_2.1, whole genome shotgun sequence genomic region harbors:
- the LOC123213837 gene encoding probable pectate lyase 5, protein MVTISLSLFVLFCLLITPAFITSSPVQDPELVVEEVHKSINASRRKLGFLSCGTGNPIDDCWRCDPDWEKNRQRLADCAIGFGKHAIGGRDGKIYVVTDPGDNDPVNPKPGTLRHAVIQEEPLWIIFARDMVIRLKEELIMNSFKTIDGRGASVHIAGGPCITIQYVTNIIIHGLNIHDCKQGGNAYVRDSPSHYGWRTISDGDGVSIFGGSHVWVDHCSLSNCNDGLIDAIHGSTAITISNNYMTHHNKVMLLGHSDTYTQDKNMQVTIAFNHFGEGLIQRMPRCRHGYFHVVNNDYTHWEMYALGGSASPTINSQGNRYLAPDNTDSKEVTKHEEAPASEWKNWNWRSEGDLMLNGAFFTASGGATSSSYAKASSLGARPSSLVSSLTSGAGSLNCRRGKRC, encoded by the exons ATGGTAACAATTTCACTCTCTCTGTTCGTACTCTTCTGCCTCCTGATCACTCCAGCCTTCATTACCTCCTCTCCGGTTCAGGATCCTGAGCTCGTAGTTGAAGAAGTACACAA GAGCATCAATGCCTCTCGGAGGAAGTTAGGCTTTCTCTCATGTGGAACTGGAAATCCAATTGATGACTGCTGGCGGTGTGACCCCGACTGGGAAAAGAACCGCCAGAGGCTAGCTGATTGCGCAATTGGGTTCGGCAAGCATGCCATTGGTGGGAGGGATGGCAAAATATATGTTGTCACAGACCCCGGTGACAATGACCCCGTGAACCCCAAACCAGGTACTCTTAGGCATGCAGTTATTCAAGAAGAGCCTTTATGGATCATTTTTGCCCGTGACATGGTGATCAGATTGAAGGAAGAGTTGATCATGAACTCCTTCAAGACCATCGATGGTCGAGGAGCCAGCGTTCACATTGCGGGAGGCCCATGCATTACTATCCAATACGTTACTAACATTATAATTCATGGCCTGAATATACATGATTGTAAGCAAGGTGGAAATGCTTACGTGCGGGATTCTCCAAGCCATTATGGCTGGAGGACCATATCGGACGGTGATGGAGTGTCAATATTTGGAGGAAGCCATGTTTGGGTAGATCATTGCTCTCTATCTAACTGTAATGACGGCTTGATTGATGCAATCCATGGATCCACGGCCATTACAATCTCTAACAATTACATGACCCACCATAACAAGGTGATGCTCCTAGGCCACAGTGATACCTACACTCAGGACAAGAACATGCAAGTCACCATTGCTTTTAATCATTTTGGAGAAGGGCTTATTCAAAGAATGCCAAG GTGTAGACATGGGTATTTTCATGTAGTGAATAATGACTACACCCACTGGGAAATGTATGCCCTTGGCGGCAGTGCTTCTCCCACAATCAACAGCCAAGGCAATCGATATCTTGCTCCTGATAACACAGACAGCAAAGAG GTCACTAAACATGAGGAAGCACCAGCGAGTGAATGGAAGAATTGGAATTGGAGGTCAGAAGGAGACTTGATGTTAAATGGAGCTTTCTTTACAGCGTCTGGGGGAGCAACATCTTCTAGCTACGCCAAGGCTTCAAGTTTAGGCGCCAGACCATCGTCTCTAGTTAGTTCACTCACATCCGGAGCTGGTTCATTGAATTGCAGGAGGGGAAAGCGGTGCTAG
- the LOC123213932 gene encoding ultraviolet-B receptor UVR8 — translation MDATTSDTPSIQYHNIPDQPSTAMVVAPVPTFQRIQRHCFGDSIPGEFPLAANPSIVLHVLTACNLDPKDLAKLEATCSFFRQPANFAPDYELSISEVAALDMCQKRAIFKPMNEEERQEFKQRCGGSWKLVLRFLLAGEACCRREKSQAIAGPGHSIAVTSKGVVYTFGSNSSGQLGHGTIEEECRPQPIRSLQGIRIIQAAAGAGRTMLISDSGQVYAFGKDSFGEAEYGSQGTKMVATPQLVEPLKNIFVVQAAIGNFFTAVLSREGRVYTFSWGQDMRLGHQTEPTDVEPRPLLGALENIPVVQIAAGYCYLLALACQPSGMSVYSVGCGLGGKLGHGSRTDEKHPRLIEQFQHLNLQPMVVAAGAWHAAVVGQDGRVCTWGWGRYGCLGHGNEECESVPKVVEALNHVKAVHVATGDYTTFVVSDNGDVYSFGCGESASLGHNALAAGGQGNRHANVLTPELVASLKQMNERVVQISLTNSIYWNAHTFALTESGKLYAFGAGDKGQLGTELVNNQTERGNPEQVEIDLS, via the exons ATGGACGCTACAACAAGTGACACTCCAAGTATTCAATACCATAACATTCCTGATCAACCAAGTACTGCAATGGTGGTCGCTCCTGTACCAACATTTCAAAGAATTCAACGGCATTGCTTTGGGGATTCCATTCCCGGAGAATTTCCCTTGGCTGCCAATCCCTCCATTGTGCTTCATGTCCTGACAGCATGTAATTTAGATCCGAAAGATCTTGCTAAACTAGAG GCAACATGCTCATTCTTTAGGCAGCCAGCAAACTTTGCCCCAGACTATGAATTGTCCATATCTGAGGTTGCTGCTCTGGACATGTGCCAAAAGAGAGCTATATTTAAGCCAATGAATGAAGAAGAACGACAAGAGTTTAAGCAAAGATGTGGGGGCTCATGGAAACTGGTGCTGAGGTTTTTGCTGGCTGGAGAAGCATGTTGCAGGAGGGAAAAGTCACAGGCAATAGCAGGGCCTGGTCACAGTATTGCTGTAACATCAAAGGGAGTGGTTTACACATTTGGCTCTAATAGCTCTGGACAGCTTGGCCATGGCACCATCGAGGAAGAATGCCGGCCTCAGCCAATCAG ATCTCTGCAAGGCATTCGAATTATCCAAGCAGCTGCTGGGGCTGGCCGGACAATGTTGATTAGTGATTCTGGGCAAGTTTATGCTTTTGGAAAGGATTCCTTTGGTGAAGCTGAGTATGGTTCCCAAGGAACTAaaatggttgcaactccacagTTGGTCGagccattaaaaaatatattcgtGGTTCAAGCTGCAATTGGAAACTTCTTCACAGCTGTATTGTCAAGAGAAGGAAGGGTTTATACGTTTTCTTGGGGACAGGATATGAGACTGGGTCATCAGACTGAGCCAACTGATGTGGAGCCTCGTCCTTTGTTGGGAGCACTGGAGAACATACCAGTAGTTCAAATTGCAGCTGGATACTGCTATCTCCTTGCTCTGGCTTGTCAACCAAGTGGAAT GTCAGTGTACTCTGTTGGGTGTGGCCTGGGTGGAAAGCTTGGACATGGTTCAAGAACTGATGAGAAGCATCCTCGACTTATTGAACAGTTTCAGCATTTGAATTTGCAACCAATGGTGGTTGCAGCTGGTGCCTGGCATGCTGCTGTGGTAGGTCAGGATGGGCGCGTTTGCACATGGGGTTGGGGACGATATGGATGCTTGGGTCATGGAAATGAAGAATGTGAATCAGTTCCTAAGGTTGTGGAAGCACTGAATCATGTCAAAGCAGTTCATGTCGCTACAGGGGATTACACAACCTTTGTGGTCTCTGATAATGGTGATGTATATTCATTCGGCTGTGGCGAATCAGCAAGTCTTGGACACAATGCTTTAGCAGCCGGAGGACAG GGAAATAGACATGCAAATGTATTGACCCCAGAATTAGTAGCATCATTGAAGCAAATGAATGAGCGGGTCGTACAGATCAGCCTTACCAATTCTATATACTGGAATGCCCACACCTTTGCACTCACAGAATCAGGGAAGCTATATGCATTTGGTGCAGGAGACAAGGGGCAGCTGGGCACAGAACTAGTTAACAATCAAACTGAAAGGGGGAACCCAGAGCAGGTCGAAATTGATCTCAGTTAG
- the LOC123213836 gene encoding T-complex protein 1 subunit epsilon-like produces the protein MALAFDEFGRPFILIKQQDEKSRLRGLDAQKANISAGKAVARILRTSLGPKGMDKMLQSPDGDVIITNDGATILEQMDVDNQIAKLMVELSRSQDYEIGDGTTGVVVLAGALLEQAEQLLERGIHPIRIAEGYEMASRIAVEHLDHIAQKFEFGVSNIEPLVQTCMTTLNSKMVNRCKRNLAEIAVKAVLAVADLERKDVNLDLIKVEGKVGGKLEDTELIYGITVDKDMSHPQMPKRIENAKIAILTCPFEPPKPKTKHKVDIDSVEKFQTLRLQEQKYFDDMVQKCKDVGATLVICQWGFDDEANHLLMHRNLPAVRWVGGVELELIAIATGGRIVPRFQELTPEKLGKAGLVRERSFGTTKDRMLYIEHCANSRAVTIFIRGGNKMMIEETKRSLHDALCVARNLIRNNSIVYGGGSAEISCSIAVEAAADKHPGVEQYAIRAFADALDFIPMALAENSGLQPIETLSAVKSQQIKENNPYSGIDCNDVGTTDMREQNVFETLIGKQQQILLATQVVKMILKIDDVISPSDY, from the exons atggcgTTAGCGTTCGATGAGTTTGGTCGTCCGTTTATACTGATAAAGCAGCAAGATGAGAAGTCCAGGTTGCGTGGACTCGATGCTCAGAAAGCCAACATTTCTGCCGGCAAAGCTGTGGCTCGCATCCTCCGAACCTCGCTTGGACCCAAAGGCATGGATAAAATGCTCCAGAGCCCCGACGGTGATGTCATCATTA CAAATGATGGTGCCACGATCCTTGAGCAGATGGATGTTGACAATCAGATTGCAAAGTTGATGGTTGAACTATCTCGTAGTCAGGATTATGAAATTGGTGATGGGACGACTGGTGTTGTTGTTTTGGCTGGTGCACTTTTGGAGCAGGCTGAACAGCTTTTAGAACGTGGAATTCATCCTATTCGAATTGCAGAGGGATATGAAATGGCGTCTAGAATAGCTGTTGAACATTTGGATCATATTGCTCAGAAGTTTGAATTTGGGGTTTCTAATATAGAGCCTTTGGTTCAAACTTGCATGACTACATTAAATTCTAAGAT ggTGAATCGATGCAAACGCAACCTGGCTGAAATTGCTGTGAAAGCAGTTCTTGCTGTTGCAGATTTAGAGAGGAAAGATGTTAATTTAGATTTGATTAAAGTTGAAGGAAAAGTAGGGGGAAAGCTGGAGGACACTGAGCTAATATATGGGATTACTGTTGATAAGGATATGAGCCATCCCCAGATGCCAAAACGAATTGAAAATGCTAAAATTGCTATCTTGACTTGCCCCTTTGAACCGCCAAAGCCAAAGACTAAACATAAGGTGGACATTGATAGCGTGGAAAAGTTCCAGACTTTGCGTCTGCAGGAGCAGAAATACTTTGATGACATGGTTCAGAAGTGCAAG GATGTTGGTGCTACCTTAGTGATCTGTCAATGGGGTTTTGATGATGAGGCCAATCACTTATTAATGCACAGGAACTTGCCTGCAGTACGTTGGGTTGGTGGTGTAGAATTGGAACTTATAGCAATAGCCACAG GTGGAAGGATTGTTCCAAGGTTTCAGGAGTTGACACCTGAAAAGCTGGGAAAG gctGGTTTGGTTCGAGAGAGGTCTTTTGGTACAACAAAAGATCGAATGCTGTACATTGAACACTGTGCAAATTCAAGGGCAGTAACCATATTTATTCGTGGAG gtaataaaatgatgattgaGGAAACTAAGCGCAGCCTCCATGATGCATTGTGTGTGGCTAGGAATCTGATTCGTAACAATTCCATTGTCTATGGTGGTGGTTCGGCGGAGATATCTTGCTCAATTGCTGTAGAGGCAGCTGCAGATAAACACCCAGGAGTTGAGCAG TATGCTATTAGGGCGTTTGCAGATGCTTTGGATTTTATCCCAATGGCACTTGCGGAAAATAGTGGTCTGCAGCCTATTGAGACTTTATCTGCTGTGAAATCTCAGCAAATTAAG GAAAACAATCCATATTCTGGAATAGATTGCAATGATGTTGGCACTACAGATATGCGTGAGCAGAATGTCTTTGAGACACTTATCGGGAAACAACAGCAGATCCTTCTTGCAACACAAGTTGTCAAgatgatattaaaaattgatgatGTTATCTCACCTTCTGATTACTGA